From one Colletotrichum destructivum chromosome 3, complete sequence genomic stretch:
- a CDS encoding Putative metal-dependent hydrolase, composite domain superfamily: MHSFTLAAALTATASLASASSVLLRGGTIVAFDADTNALNVVRNGSLLITDDRITSIFTADQPLPRTSNDTEVVDATDKIITPGFVDTHRHGWQTAFKTIASNTSLAEYFTRYGEFAAAGLLSADDVYIGQLAGLYEALNAGVTTTLDHAHHTWSDETSEAGLRGSIDSGARVFWSYAFHNVTNYTVSEQLDNFRDIATRAEFDGTATSLGIACDFFGPDPVLADVNAVVDLAKEFNVSVITTHSLQGQWGYTNSPEDLHAIGALNISIPIVFSHASFLTYRGASLLRSTNQYISITPESEMHYGHTHPHSHLIQDQGSLGVDTHFTFSTDILTQARLWLQSTRRLLYQQVLQHWRVPTSTPMTADQAFLLATRNGGLALRRPDLGVIAEGAKADVIVWDGGSPALLGWVDPVAAVILHASVGDVEHVLVDGKFVKRDRALVAPGYAGVRTRFLESARKIQQTWRDIPFPVLEGVFSGSGAPYEAPLSVDVVTGDETGYGDIHV; the protein is encoded by the exons ATGCATTCCTTCACGTTGGCAGCGGCCCtcacggccacggccagcCTGGCAAGCGCATCCTCGGTcctcctccgcggcggcaccatcgtcgccttCGACGCGGACACCAACGCCCTCAACGTCGTCCGCAACGGCTCGCTCCTCATCACGGACGACCGCATCACGTCCATCTTCACGGCAGACCAGCCCTTACCCCGGACGTCCAACGAcaccgaggtcgtcgacgcgaCGGACAAGATCATCACGcccggcttcgtcgacaCCCACCGCCACGGCTGGCAGACGGCCTTCAAGACCATCGCCTCCAACACGTCGCTGGCCGAGTACTTCACCCGCTACGGCgagttcgccgccgcggggctGCTgagcgccgacgacgtctaCATCGGTcagctcgccggcctgtACGAGGCGctcaacgccggcgtcacCACGACGCTGGACCACGCCCACCACACCTGGTCCGACGAGACCTCCGAGGCCGGGCTGAGGGGGAGCATCGACAGCGGCGCGCGCGTGTTCTGGTCGTACGCGTTCCACAACGTCACCAACTACACCGTGTCGGAGCAGCTCGACAACTTTAGGGACATCGCCACCAGggccgagttcgacggcACCGCGACCAGCCTGGGCATCGCCTGCGACTTCTTCGGCCCGGACCCCGTTCTCGCCGATgtcaacgccgtcgtcgacctcgccaaggagTTCAACGTCTCCGTGATCACGACTCACAGCCTGCAGGGGCAGTGGGGAT ACACCAACAGCCCCGAGGACCTCCACGCCATCGGCGCCCTTAACATCAGCATCcccatcgtcttctcccaCGCCTCGTTCCTGACCTACCGAGGcgcctccctcctccgctcCACGAACCAGTACATCTCCATCACGCCCGAATCGGAGATGCATTACGGCCACACGCACCCGCACAGCCACCTCATCCAGGACCAGGGCTCCCTGGGCGTCGACACCCACTTCACCTTCTCCACCGACATCCTCACACAGGCCCGTCTCTGGCTGCAGAGCACCCGCCGCCTGCTCTACCAACAGGTGCTCCAGCACTGGCGCGTGCCCACCAGCACGCCCATGACCGCCGACCAggccttcctcctcgccacgcgcaacggcggcctcgccctgcgccgcccgGATCTGGGCGTcatcgccgagggcgccaaGGCTGACGTCATCGTCTGGGACGGCGGCAGCCCCGCGCTGCTTGGCTGGGTCGACCCCGTGGCCGCCGTGATCCTGCACGccagcgtcggcgacgtcgagcacgtgctcgtcgacggcaagttCGTCAAGAGAGACCGCGCGCTCGTGGCGCCCGGCTACGCGGGCGTCAGGACGCGGTTCCTGGAGAGCGCGCGCAAGATCCAGCAGACGTGGAGGGACATCCCGTTCCCTGTTCTCGAGGGGGTGTTCAGCGGGTCTGGCGCGCCGTACGAGGCGCCGTTGTCGGTCGACGTCGTGACTGGTGACGAGACTGGATATGGCGACATTCATGTGTAG